The DNA sequence AATAGGttgtaaacaaaacaaattgtaaGTCTTGAATAAATatgctttattatttatttatttatttataactttccTCATGAACACATTCTACCCACACCAGAGATAACACAGTTAGACCTCATATCAGCTGATCTCTGGAAGAGAAAAGCTGTAATATTTATGGCTATCACCTGTCtttctgtattttttgtaCTCGGAATTCTGGTTATTATGCATGGCAAGAACACAAGTGGTGAAACTAGTGTGGAGTCAAGTATAAATGCAGCAGTGAAGATAAAGTCCTCTTCATTTAGGAATCCATGCAACTTTGGTAGAATAAAAAACTGGATGGTATTCCTTGTTTTAATGCAAGGACGTTTTTACATGTGTTATTGCCATCAAGGCACACGTCAACAGGCAATGGCCTTACATGGCATATAGTTAATGTTGACTTAGAAGACTGGCCCAAataagattaaattatttaaacttagTTTGACTTcacttaaagttaaaatgaCAACCTTTGTCATCAagccaatttattttataattcttaatgattattattacaatcaaACCTAGAAATTATTCTTATCAATTGTGTATCAGCTAAATTAAGTCATGACCTTaactgcaaaaaatatttaggtacatatttgagttttattataacttatgTACCTACCTATTTCTTTCTTAAATTCAAGGAgcattacattatattaatttctcCACAAATAAAATTGTCAATCTAAATTCAAGATTATCATAGTAACATTTGAAGAAGAATTTTGgggaattttatttaaaagcctATTTCAGTatgcaataaacttaaatattggttATTGCTTAAATGTCGGAAATtacttgttaatttaaattttatttttgaaatatggCGACCCACAGCTAAACGCTCTTCGTTCCACTACTCTTCAAATTACATTGTTTATATCAAATTGAACTCTTTGTTGATTTCAGAATTTCACGTAGTTATGTTCAGCTATCATCTTCTTAATTCATCAATCTTATTAATTTAccaaacttttataaataaatattaaaatttctatcaactttcttattaagtaaatattgtaaaatatttaagagatCAAAAATGGATGGTCCGTACTTTTCAAAGGagatttgtaaacaaaaaataccagctttttaaaataactttattatatatccACTTAAATTAGAGACATAATTTCAAAAGTCTGTACTCTAACAAATCTTTACACAAACATAGATAAGAGAAAAATAACAGACACAATTATTTTCCAGTATTAGGGAAATACAAACttgtaaattacaatttagaCCTTAAAGCTATAATTCTTAACTATAAGTTTTAACAAGGAAATGTATGAGATCATATTGGCCATAGCATGACCCTTTCTATTTAGATATAATTTCAAACTCCTCCAGCCTGAGCAGCCATCctcctttatataataaaataaaataaataattacagataaaatggcacataaaatttcaaaatgagCTATAACTTGATAAACTCTAACACTGTAAAAAGtgccaaaaaataatataacaaaaccgTTTTCTACACAgccagaaaataaaaatatacttttatgtaTTCTACAATTACTGTTTTCTTCCTCTTTGGCCATGACGACCTCGTTTATTCTCCATTTTGGACATGTCATACCAATCAGCCATGTTTTGGAGTTCACCAGGAACCTCTTGCTTTACTTCTTTCAAAATATTGATCAAATCGCTGGCATTTGCTGAATCATTTTTtgtcattaaagatataacAATGCCTTTTCTCCCAGATTTGCCCATCAGCCCAATTCTATGAACATACTCCTCCATTTTCAGAGGAAAATCAAAGTTTATAACATGGGTTAAATCTTTCATGTCAATGTCCTGTGCAGCAATATCTGCGGCTACTAATATACTGACTGTATCATCCGTTGTATCTTGTGAAGCTGCTTCAAACTCACTTTGATCTTGATCCTCAAGCAATGACTTGCAGTCAAATCCATTGTAAGCTAAGTCTTCTGTAACATTGGAGGCTATAGTTTGGGTGgcacagaaaattaaaactttgttaTTAGAAcccatattacatataaagtGACGGAGTAAACTAAATTTGTCGTTTTGCTCAACAATTCTTACTTTTTGAGTGATGGTATGCACTGCTTTATTGCAGTGGCTGGAACCAACATTTACATAAACAGGATTGTGCATGTAAGCATCAGCTAGGTGCCGTACAGTTGCAGGCAAGGTGACAGATGTCATAACAAATTGATGTTCAGATCTCAGGTTTGTCAAAGATAAGttaatctgaggcccaaaacCCATATCTAGCATTTGGTCAACCTCATCCAGTACAATATAAGAGAAGTAGCGAACATTTACATGTTTTGCTATGATCAAATCAAACAATCTTCCAGGAGTTGTAATAACAATATCCACtccctttaaaataatatcaatttgTTCCTGCCGATCTGCTCTCCCATGTATACAACATACACTTGTAATGCCTTTGTAgtgatatttattaaactcttTTTGAATTTGTATAGCTAATTGCTTTGTAGGCGCTACAATAAGTGCAGTTGGCCCAAGTCTCTGTTCTCTAGGTGTAGGCTGCCCTCCAACATGAATTAAAGCAGGCAACAAGAAGGCTAAAGTTTTTCCAGCTCCTTTTTGTGCAATACAAATCACGTCTTCTCCTTTAAGTAAAATAGGCCAAGCTTGGCTCTGTATTGGTAAAGGTTTTGTTAATCCTTGCTCATGTATTTTATCAAGTATTTCTGGATAATCTTTAAATGCTTGCTCAAATGTTAACAATAGATTTGGTATCTCTTTGACTCCCAATTTTTTTCCTCTTCGTTTCACAGTTATGCCATAGATATACTCGCGCCAATAAGTAACCATATCTTGAGACATTAAAGCCATTACTGGATCCtctttataaaagtttttaacaaTATGTGGTAATTTAACCCAAGTTACATTTTTTGCCTGGTCACAATGGGTTGATGCTATTGCAATAGCTTCCTTTCCTTCACTATTCACAACTGTATTTGGACTTGACCAACCAGCCTGAGCAGCAGTGTCTGAAGATGAGTTACCTGCTGGTTTTTTAGATGACTTTTTTCGATCAATAGTAAGATCCTTAATCATTTTTTCCACTTTTGCTATGGCAAAATCAGTTCCAAATAGCGTGATGTCTGTGTTATCTCCAGAGGAATcgccaatttttattttaacattaccACCAGATTCTAAATCACGTAGTTTAAATCCACGTCTACCTACCACTCGCCCAACTGTAG is a window from the Pieris napi chromosome Z, ilPieNapi1.2, whole genome shotgun sequence genome containing:
- the LOC125062297 gene encoding probable ATP-dependent RNA helicase DDX53 → MNIQIKIMSDSASDNNYIPETVTPVGQIAPPQRSCQSGANYSAQGQIMGSQSNQSIGACTSDEHRVTDKVISIPTATVGRVVGRRGFKLRDLESGGNVKIKIGDSSGDNTDITLFGTDFAIAKVEKMIKDLTIDRKKSSKKPAGNSSSDTAAQAGWSSPNTVVNSEGKEAIAIASTHCDQAKNVTWVKLPHIVKNFYKEDPVMALMSQDMVTYWREYIYGITVKRRGKKLGVKEIPNLLLTFEQAFKDYPEILDKIHEQGLTKPLPIQSQAWPILLKGEDVICIAQKGAGKTLAFLLPALIHVGGQPTPREQRLGPTALIVAPTKQLAIQIQKEFNKYHYKGITSVCCIHGRADRQEQIDIILKGVDIVITTPGRLFDLIIAKHVNVRYFSYIVLDEVDQMLDMGFGPQINLSLTNLRSEHQFVMTSVTLPATVRHLADAYMHNPVYVNVGSSHCNKAVHTITQKVRIVEQNDKFSLLRHFICNMGSNNKVLIFCATQTIASNVTEDLAYNGFDCKSLLEDQDQSEFEAASQDTTDDTVSILVAADIAAQDIDMKDLTHVINFDFPLKMEEYVHRIGLMGKSGRKGIVISLMTKNDSANASDLINILKEVKQEVPGELQNMADWYDMSKMENKRGRHGQRGRKQ